The genomic segment GCCCTTCCCGTTCCTGCCCTTCCTGCCGCAGCCGGCGGCGATGCAGCCGCTGGCCTACGCGCCGGTCGAACAGACCGCACCGCAGTCCCAGATCGCGCCGCAGGATGACGAGGACGGCACCGTCGCCGAATTGCCGGCACGGCTGAAGCGCCAGATCGTCGCCTATCAGACCCGCGAAGCCCCTGGCACCATCGTCGTTGATACGCCCAATACCTATCTGTACTACGTGCTCGGCGGTGGCCGTGCGATCCGGTACGGTATCGGGGTCGGCCGCGACGGCTTCACCTGGTCGGGCGTCAAGTCGGTCGCCAGAAAGGCGGAGTGGCCGGATTGGACTCCGCCGCCGGAAATGATCGCCCGCCAGCCCTATCTGCCGCGCCACATGGCCGGCGGCCCCGGCAATCCGCTCGGCGCCCGCGCGATGTATCTCGGCGGCACGGTGTATCGTATCCACGGTACCAACGCGCCGTCGACGATCGGCACTCACGTCTCCTCTGGCTGCATCCGGCTGACCAACGAGGACGTCAAGGATCTGTATTCGCGGGTCGCCGTCGGCGCCAAGGTGATCGTGCTGCCCGACAACCGCCGCGCCGCCGATGCCGGCACTGGACGCCGTGGCTGAGTTCTCCACGGCGGTAAGCGATTAGTTAATTCAAAACGCGCGGTCTCATCGGAGGCCGCGCGTTGCTGCGTCAGCCGTCTATCGCGGCT from the Rhodopseudomonas palustris genome contains:
- a CDS encoding L,D-transpeptidase; translated protein: MIRFPRTSRAATVAIVAIGTIAIAAPANAAQPAPFPFLPFLPQPAAMQPLAYAPVEQTAPQSQIAPQDDEDGTVAELPARLKRQIVAYQTREAPGTIVVDTPNTYLYYVLGGGRAIRYGIGVGRDGFTWSGVKSVARKAEWPDWTPPPEMIARQPYLPRHMAGGPGNPLGARAMYLGGTVYRIHGTNAPSTIGTHVSSGCIRLTNEDVKDLYSRVAVGAKVIVLPDNRRAADAGTGRRG